The genome window ATTATCGAGGAATACGAACTGCGGTCCCTGCTGCGGGAACTCGCCTCCATGGAGCGGGCCGGGTTCATCCGGCAGGACGGCACGCTCACGCCGCCCAAACCCGCGCCTGCCGCTCCCGCCACATCCGTTCCCACGGGACGGGCGGACGCTCCGGCGGCGGAACTCCCCTTGCTCGCGGCGGACAAACCTTCTTCCCCGCAAACGGAAACCGCCCCGGCCGCGCCTCAACCCATGGGGCAAGGCACCCTGTTCGACTTCGCCGCGCCCCAGCCCACCCTCGATCTGCCCGTGGCCGCCACTGTCGCGGCCTTGCCGGACCTTGCCGGGAAAACCGTGGCCGTCGTCTTGCCGGACAAGGACGCCAACCATATCGCCGTAGCGGTCGGGAACACGTCCGTCCTGTTCACGGGCAGCGGGAAGGACCTTGCGGCGCACGTCGCCGCCGCCCTGCCGGAACGGCTCGTCACCCCGGACCTCAAAGCGCTGTATACCGCCGACCCTGCCTGGAAAGCCATCCCGGTAGGCCGCTGCTTCGATCTCTCGCTGGCCGCCTACCTCCTGAACCCGGAAGACCGCGACTATTCCTTCCCGCACCTCATGCGGCGCTGGGCCGAGCAGGTGGCGGACACAACGCCGCCCACGGATGACCCGGCCCGCTTCGCCTTGAACCTGTACGCGATACTGGCCGCGCGCCTGGCCGCCGCCGAGCAGGATTCCCTCATGCGGGATCTGGAAATGCCGCTCATCCCGGTCCTCAAAGCCATGGAGGAAGCCGGGGTGCGCATCGACCGCGCGGCCTTCGCGGATTTTCTCGCGCATGTGCAGGCCGACCTGGACGTGAAAGAAAAGCGTATTTATGAACTGGCGGAAGGGCCGTTTAACATCCGCTCCTCCCAGCAGCTCGGGGACGTGCTCTTCTCCCGCCTGAACCTGCCTAAAGCCGGGAAAACCAAGGGCGGCGCAGCCTCAACTTCCCAGGAAGCACTTGAGAAACTTATCGATAAGCATCCCATCATCAATGCCATTCTGGAATACCGGACCCTGGAAAAACTGCGCTCCACCTACCTGGAGCCGTTGCCCCGCCTGGCGGACAAAGACGACCGCATCCACACCACTTTCAATTTGCTGGCCACGGCCACGGGCCGGTTGTCGTCCAGCAATCCCAACTTACAGAACATCCCGGTACGCGGGGAGTTCGGGCCGCGCATGCGGGCCTGCTTCATCGCCTCCCCGGGCAAGCTGCTGGTCTCCGCCGACTATTCCCAGGTGGAACTGCGTATCCTGGCCCATATGGCCAAGGACCCCATCCTCACCGAATCGTTCCAGAAGGGCGAGGACATCCACAGCCGCACGGCCTCGCTGCTGTTTGACGTGGACCCGTCCTCCGTCACGCCGGACCAGCGCCGCCACGCCAAGACCATCAACTTCGGCCTGATCTACGGCATGGGGCCGCAAAAGCTGGGGCAGGATCTCGGCATTTCGGTGAAGGAGGCCAAGGCTTTTATCGAGAAGTATTTCGAGCGGCTCGGCGCGTTGCGCGTTTTTTACGATGCCGTGGAAAAGGGCGCCCGCGAGCGCGGGTACGTGACCACCATGGCGGGCCGCCGCCGGTATATCCCGGACATCATGTCCGAGAACAACCAGCTCCGCTCCCAGGCCCGGCGCCAGGCCATCAATGCCAGGGTCCAGGGGAGCGCGGCGGACGTCATCAAAATAGCCATGCTCGCCATCGCGAACGACGCGGAACTCGCCGCCCTGGACGCCCGTCTGCTCCTGCAGATCCACGACGAACTGATTATGGAGGTGCCCGAGGCCAACGCCCAAAAAGCCGGTGAACGCATGGCTCTGCTTATGGCGAAGGCCGCGCCCGCCGGTGAAAATATGCAGGTGCCGCTCGCCGTGGACTGGGGAACGGGCAAGAACTGGAATGAGGCGCACTGAGGTTAGGGACTAGCGCAGCCGTACGTACCCGACCTTCTCCACCAGCTCCTGCCCCTGTTCGCCCCGCATCCACTCCAGAAATGGCGCGACGTTCGGGTTGGCGTTGCCCTTGACCATAATCGCATACAGATTGACCACCTGCGGGTACTCGCCGGACATAATCGTTTCCGGCGTGGGAGCCACCCCGTCCACGGCCAATGTTTTGATGCGCGGCTGTTTCCCCATCCCGGTCAGGAAAAAGCGGAAGGAATACCCGATGGCCGAAGGCGCGTTGCGGTACGAACTCGTCCGCTCCACAATGCCGCCCATGCCGCCGACGTAGCGGTCCTCCAGCGGCGCTTCCATTGCCGCGTCCCCCATGAAGCGGCGCATGATGGTCTGGCTGCCGGAACCTTCCGGCCGCTGGAACGCGATAATGTCCGCATCCTGCCCGCCGAGCTTTTTCCAGTTGCGCACCTTGCCGCCGTAGATGTCCCGTATCTGCCGCGACGTCAGCCCGTCAACCGGGTTCGCCTCGTTCACGAAAAAGACGAAGGCCTCCCTGGCTATGGGCGTGAGCACCAACTCCTTACCGTTCGTCGCCGCCATCCGCATCTGATCTTCCGACGGATGCGCGCCGAAGAAAATATCCACGGAGCCGCCCAGCAGCCGCTCAAAGGCGTAGATGGTGTTGGTGAAGGTGAGCGCGCCCTTGTCGGGCTTCCGGTAATCGTACCGCTCCAGTTCTTTTTCACCGAGGGGCGGCAAATCCGGATAACAGGCCGCCGCAAAGGCCGCGTACACGGGAAAGGCGGCTTCCGCCCCATCCAGCACGGGCAGGTTGTCCGTGCCCCGGATGACGAAGGCCGCAGGCTCGCCCAGGCGGAGCGTAATGGCATCCGGCACGCGCGGGTCGTACGGCTTCAAATCGGTGCTGGAAAACCCGCCCACCCGCTCGAATCCGTGGCCGCGCTTGGCGGCGTATGTTGCATCCTGATACGCGCCGTAGCCGATATGCACGAGGGGCAGCGCCAGCAGAACGCCGAACACGGCCCAGCCCATCGCACCGAACCGCACTCTGTCCGCCCGGCGCCGCTCGCACGCCACATACCCCGTGAGCAGGCCGAAAATATAGACGCTCGGCAAAAACCGCAGGGCCGACAACGCCGCCCCGCTGAAACTCGAGATAAGGATGAACGGGAAAAACGCCGGGAACAGCACCCAGGCGAAACAGAGCGGCAGGAGGTAACGGCCCGGAACATCCGGCGGGAGATTTTTCCCCACGGTGCCGAGCCCCCCGAAGACAAGCCCGCCCGCAAGGGCCAGCGGGAGGGTGACGGCCGGTTCCTCGAACGCCACGGCAAAGGAGGTGACGAGCGGCCCCGCGATATACCCGAGCAGAACCACCCGCAAAAAGTGGATAAACAGAATACCGCCCGGTTTTTGATACCAGGGCGTTTTTGAAGCAGTCCCATCCTGTTGCGCCATGATATTCCCCCTTGAAGACATTCACAGCTAGCATTGGCTGCGGGAATATTCAAGATGACGAAAAAGGGATGATGCGGTATTTCCTTTTGCAGAAAATCACGCGCCGCCCTTGCCCGACCGCGCGCAAAAGGAACGCCCATGCTGCACAAAGCCCGTCTGCTGACCCCCGGCCCGACCCAACTGCCGGAAAGGGTGCGCCTCGCCATGGCGCAGGATATGGTCCACCACCGCAAACCCCAGTTCAAAAAACTCCTGCATGCAGTGCAGGGCAACCTGCAAACTCTTTTCGGCACGGCGCAGCCGGTCATTTCCCTGGCGGCCTCCGGCTCCGGCGCCATGACGGCGGCTGTGGCCAACCTCTTTGCCGCCGGGGAGACCGTCCTCGTCATCGAAGCCGGGAAGTTCGGCGAGCGCTGGGGGAATATTTGCAAGGTCCTGGACGTGAAAACCGTCACCCATTCCGTGCCCTGGGGTGAAGGCGCCGTTGTTGCCGACGTGGAAAACCTGCTGGACGCCACGCCGGGCATTGCGGGCATCCTGGTCCAGGTATCGGAAACATCCACCGGCGCCATGCACCCCGTGAAGGAACTGGCCTCTCTCGCGAAAAAACGGAATATCCTGCTGGTCGCGGACGGGGTTTCCGCCGTGTCCATCTCCCCCTGCCCCATGGACGCGTGGGGCATAGACTGCCTGCTCACGGGCTCGCAAAAGGGTCTTCTGCTCCCGCCGGGCCTTTCCTTCATCGCGCTTTCCGCCAGGGCCTGGGAAAAGGCGGCCACCGTCCCCTGCCGCGATTTTTATTTCAACCTGGCCAAGGAACGCGAGTCCCTGGCCCAGGACCAGACAAACTTCACCCCGGCCATCAACCTGCTCTACGGTTTGAACGAAAGCCTCACCATGCTGCTGGAGGACGGGCTGGACGCCGTGTTCGCCAAACAATGGGCCCTGACCTGCATGGCCCGGACCGGGATCACCGCCATGGGCTTCCAGCTTCTGTCCAAACGGAGCTACACCTGGGGCCTGACCAGCTTCCTCCTGCCGAGCGGCATCACCTCCGGCCCTCTGCTCGCCCACGCGGCGGAGCAGTATGGCATCATCATGGCCGCGGGCATGGGCCATATGAAAGACTCGGTCATCCGCCTGGGCCACATGGGCTGGGTGGATTACGCGGACGTCGCCGCCGGGCTGTACGCCACGGCCGCGTCCTACAGGGCGCTGGGCGGCCATATCGGCGCGCGCGACTACCTGGAACAGGCCATGGCCGCGTATGAAGAGGCCCGCGTCAACGGGCTTCCGTAAGCGCCTGGTCCGTAAAGGTCCGGGCACGAAAAATTTTCAAACCATTACGAGCGGATACCCTTTCACGGGGAATCCGCTTTATCACGGAGATGCCATGAATATCATCGATCTGCGCAGCGATACGGTCACCCAGCCCACGGACGCCATGCGCGAGGCCATGAGCCGCGCCGTTGTGGGCGACGACGTGTACGGCGACGACCCGACCGTCAACGAATTGCAGGCCTTGGCCGCGGACATGCTCGGCAAGGAAGCCGCCCTGTTCGTGCCCACGGGCACCATGGGCAACCAGGCCTCCATCATGGCCCAGACCCGGCCGGGAGATGAGATCATCGCGGCGGCGGGCAGCCATATTTTCATTAACGAGGGCGGCGGCGCGGCCCGGCTCTCCGGCGTGAGCTGCATGACGGCCCACAACCCGGACGGCAAGCTCACCGCAGACGACGTCCACCGCCTGCGGCGCGACCCGGGCAACGCCCATTACCCGCGCACCACCCTCGTCTGCCTGGAAAACGCCCTGGGCAACGGCGACGTGGTCACCCTGGACGAAATGAAGGCCGTGCGGGCGGCCGCCGACACAT of uncultured delta proteobacterium contains these proteins:
- the polA gene encoding DNA polymerase codes for the protein MALRTRLNFSADPLFLMDGTAFIFRGFYAYQDMARSDGTPTNALFITARIVLKLLREEKPARFAFIMDGKGPNFRHELFPAYKAQRGATPEGLVAQLQPVRDLLRALGLPVIVSESCEADDCIASLAARFKSERPVVIVGADKDLKQCLAENVVLWDPGTKEEKLTTLQSFREAEGMEPSSWPDYQAIIGDSSDNIPGVPGVGPKTASELFKTFTSLEEIRDRFAAVPPKIAKKLDGKMDDAFLYRQLTTLKTDTCLALTDADLSVRPMDMAAATKIIEEYELRSLLRELASMERAGFIRQDGTLTPPKPAPAAPATSVPTGRADAPAAELPLLAADKPSSPQTETAPAAPQPMGQGTLFDFAAPQPTLDLPVAATVAALPDLAGKTVAVVLPDKDANHIAVAVGNTSVLFTGSGKDLAAHVAAALPERLVTPDLKALYTADPAWKAIPVGRCFDLSLAAYLLNPEDRDYSFPHLMRRWAEQVADTTPPTDDPARFALNLYAILAARLAAAEQDSLMRDLEMPLIPVLKAMEEAGVRIDRAAFADFLAHVQADLDVKEKRIYELAEGPFNIRSSQQLGDVLFSRLNLPKAGKTKGGAASTSQEALEKLIDKHPIINAILEYRTLEKLRSTYLEPLPRLADKDDRIHTTFNLLATATGRLSSSNPNLQNIPVRGEFGPRMRACFIASPGKLLVSADYSQVELRILAHMAKDPILTESFQKGEDIHSRTASLLFDVDPSSVTPDQRRHAKTINFGLIYGMGPQKLGQDLGISVKEAKAFIEKYFERLGALRVFYDAVEKGARERGYVTTMAGRRRYIPDIMSENNQLRSQARRQAINARVQGSAADVIKIAMLAIANDAELAALDARLLLQIHDELIMEVPEANAQKAGERMALLMAKAAPAGENMQVPLAVDWGTGKNWNEAH
- a CDS encoding conserved membrane hypothetical protein (Evidence 4 : Homologs of previously reported genes of unknown function); the encoded protein is MAQQDGTASKTPWYQKPGGILFIHFLRVVLLGYIAGPLVTSFAVAFEEPAVTLPLALAGGLVFGGLGTVGKNLPPDVPGRYLLPLCFAWVLFPAFFPFILISSFSGAALSALRFLPSVYIFGLLTGYVACERRRADRVRFGAMGWAVFGVLLALPLVHIGYGAYQDATYAAKRGHGFERVGGFSSTDLKPYDPRVPDAITLRLGEPAAFVIRGTDNLPVLDGAEAAFPVYAAFAAACYPDLPPLGEKELERYDYRKPDKGALTFTNTIYAFERLLGGSVDIFFGAHPSEDQMRMAATNGKELVLTPIAREAFVFFVNEANPVDGLTSRQIRDIYGGKVRNWKKLGGQDADIIAFQRPEGSGSQTIMRRFMGDAAMEAPLEDRYVGGMGGIVERTSSYRNAPSAIGYSFRFFLTGMGKQPRIKTLAVDGVAPTPETIMSGEYPQVVNLYAIMVKGNANPNVAPFLEWMRGEQGQELVEKVGYVRLR
- a CDS encoding Aminotransferase class-V family protein, producing the protein MLHKARLLTPGPTQLPERVRLAMAQDMVHHRKPQFKKLLHAVQGNLQTLFGTAQPVISLAASGSGAMTAAVANLFAAGETVLVIEAGKFGERWGNICKVLDVKTVTHSVPWGEGAVVADVENLLDATPGIAGILVQVSETSTGAMHPVKELASLAKKRNILLVADGVSAVSISPCPMDAWGIDCLLTGSQKGLLLPPGLSFIALSARAWEKAATVPCRDFYFNLAKERESLAQDQTNFTPAINLLYGLNESLTMLLEDGLDAVFAKQWALTCMARTGITAMGFQLLSKRSYTWGLTSFLLPSGITSGPLLAHAAEQYGIIMAAGMGHMKDSVIRLGHMGWVDYADVAAGLYATAASYRALGGHIGARDYLEQAMAAYEEARVNGLP